The Candidatus Hydrogenedentota bacterium genomic interval ACGGCAATTCCAGGCTCATCCAAAGCCTGCAAAGTCTGCTCGTGCTCCTCGCCTTGTATTGGGCTTGGACGACAGGCATCCTATTCAGAGGCTTATGGGCCCCTTCCGATGTAATACTGGCGCTTGTACTCGGTCATCTGATCTTTGCCCTGTCTTTGATCATTACCCATCAGCATGGCCCCACGGTCTTGGAGCTTTTCCTTGATATCCGCGGGCTTGCCGCATTTTTGAACAAAGCCCCGGGTATCAGCGTCCGCTTCTTTGGCGTGGCCGTAATTGAAGAACTAATTTATCGTGCCGCTGCCCAATCAATGCTGCACCTCTATTTCGATAATCATCTGACTGCGATCTTGATCACAAGCGTCTGTTTCTGCCTCTTACACGATCATTTCTTTAAGAACGGCGTGGTCAGTGCTTTAGAATTTGCCTTGTTTACGCTTTGCCTGAGTGTGTTGTATTATTATACCTTCAGCCTTATCCTCGTGATTGTCGTGCATTGGGTCAGGAACATCGAAAGTGCCTATCTTGACTATTGCGCGCTCCTTGAAGATACCCATGATGAAGAAGAAGCATTGCGCCGGTTGGATGGACAACATGGCGCCCCCACATTGGAGTACCCATGACCGATAACGCGCTAGTAGAACTGCGTCATATTTATAAGAAATTTACGACCAAGCATCTTTTTCTTATCGATGAAGAAACACGGAAGCGCCGCTTTTATAAAAGAAAAGAAGTGCACGCTGCCAGCGATGTACATTTTTCTATTGAACGAGGCGAAATCTTCGGGCTCCTCGGTCCCAATGGCGCGGGCAAAACAACGGCCGTAAAAATGATTTCCGGTTTGGTGCGCCCCGATAAAGGCGCTGTCTACGTGGACGGCTTGGATGTGGACAAAAAACGTAGGCAGGTGCTGCGCCGTGTGGGAGTCGTCTTGGAAGGAACACGTACAAGCCTGTGGCCCTTGACCCCTTTGGAAAATCTTCTCTATTACGGAACCCTGAAAGATGTGCCCCGGTCTGTACTGCGTCAACGTGCCCATGATCTCCTCGATTTCATCGGTCTAAAGGACAAAAAAAATGTGCAGGTACGGCGCTTGTCGCGGGGACAGAAACAGAAGCTTGCCATCTGCATCGCACTCATCGCCGATCCGCAAGTGCTGCTCTTGGATGAACCGACAACAGGGCTGGATGTACAAAGTGCGCGGGCAATCAAAGACAAGGTGATGGAAATGACCCGGGAACAAGGGCGCAGCGTATTGGTCACCACCCATGATATGCACGTGGCGCAAGAATTATGTGACCGTATCGGCATTATCAATCACGGCGAATTAATCGCCTGTAAGCCTACCGAAGAGTTGTTGGCCCTTTTTGCAGAACAAATCTTTGTATTCAAAATTGACCGCCCTGTGAACGTCGAAACGATGGCTGCCTTGCCTGGCGTTCTAAAAGCCGAGATGGAAGAAACAGGCGATGGACCGGCTTTGGTGATGCAGGTGACTCCGGAAACGGAGCTCCGTTCCGAAGCCCTGTATCGTATCGTCGACCTCTTAAAAGAACAACAGGTGTTGCTCCACGGCTTGCAGCAGCGTCAACAAAATCTCGAGAGTATTTTCCTGAAATTAACCGGTGACCCTCACCAATAATCATACGGCCATGAAAGGAGTTTCATGTCATTTTTTAGAGTTATGAAAGCGGAACTGGTTCGTTCCTTCATCATTATGCGGCGATATTGGTTTCGGACTATCACCGGCATGATTATCGGCTATAGCATGTTGATGGTATTGGTTGCCGGCTTCATCTACAGCAGGCCGGGCGTGGAAAATGCCATGGACCGCTTTAAAGATAATCCCATGGGCGCCACCAACTTTATTCTGGGCTTCATGATCGGTATGTTCGCTTTCGGCGTCGTCGGTATGTTTACGCAAGGACTGCAAAGCATGGCGACGACAGGCGTATTGGAACAACTGTGTATGAGCCCCCACGGACTGGCCACCAATTTCATGGCGCAGACAATGGTGGGATCGGTGACCTCTATCATTTCCTCCGGCATTATGGTGTACGCTGTGACCTGGAGCGTAAGCCGCGGCGGCAGCGGGATGCTGCACTGGGACACGCTCCCTATTTTAATTTTGTTGATACTGACCTTTTTTAATCTCGTCGGCTTTGGATTCATGGTCGGCGGATTGGTGCTCGTCTTTAAACAGGTGGGCCAGGTGGCCATATTGGTGCGCATGGGCTTGTTCGCCCTCGCCGTATTCGCCCGCGAAGAAATGATGCACCAACCTTTTCCCATCCCCTATATGCTGCACATGCTGCCCATTACCGATGCAACCATTGCACTCAAATATGTGTTGATCCACAACCAAATGGTTCCCGTAGGAACGACTGAGGCAGGCGAACCCATCATGCAATTTAGCTCGGTATTTTTTCACTCGTCATTTTACTGGCTCCTGGTCAGCTGCATATTTTGGACCTTTCTCGGCTTGTTTGTTTTCAGATTCCTTGAAGATTACAGCCGCTCAAAAGGTACGCTGGGAAGTTATTGATGGATCCTTCACCGCTGCACCGATTTGAAATAGGCGAACAACGCTTTGTCATGGATATAGAGAGTTGTTTCTGTTTCGAATGTGATCATATTTCATGGGATGTACTCGAATATTATCCCCGGGAACCGGTCAACAGAATCTATCAAC includes:
- a CDS encoding ABC transporter ATP-binding protein, whose amino-acid sequence is MTDNALVELRHIYKKFTTKHLFLIDEETRKRRFYKRKEVHAASDVHFSIERGEIFGLLGPNGAGKTTAVKMISGLVRPDKGAVYVDGLDVDKKRRQVLRRVGVVLEGTRTSLWPLTPLENLLYYGTLKDVPRSVLRQRAHDLLDFIGLKDKKNVQVRRLSRGQKQKLAICIALIADPQVLLLDEPTTGLDVQSARAIKDKVMEMTREQGRSVLVTTHDMHVAQELCDRIGIINHGELIACKPTEELLALFAEQIFVFKIDRPVNVETMAALPGVLKAEMEETGDGPALVMQVTPETELRSEALYRIVDLLKEQQVLLHGLQQRQQNLESIFLKLTGDPHQ
- a CDS encoding CPBP family intramembrane metalloprotease, which encodes MIIAFLSLWFLYNGYAAGRNLMRRDGNSRLIQSLQSLLVLLALYWAWTTGILFRGLWAPSDVILALVLGHLIFALSLIITHQHGPTVLELFLDIRGLAAFLNKAPGISVRFFGVAVIEELIYRAAAQSMLHLYFDNHLTAILITSVCFCLLHDHFFKNGVVSALEFALFTLCLSVLYYYTFSLILVIVVHWVRNIESAYLDYCALLEDTHDEEEALRRLDGQHGAPTLEYP